The following coding sequences are from one Panthera leo isolate Ple1 chromosome E1, P.leo_Ple1_pat1.1, whole genome shotgun sequence window:
- the UNK gene encoding RING finger protein unkempt homolog isoform X4: MSKGPGPGGSAASSAPPAATAQVLQAQPEKPQHYTYLKEFRTEQCPLFVQHKCTQHRPYTCFHWHFVNQRRRRSIRRRDGTFNYSPDVYCTKYDEATGLCPEGDECPFLHRTTGDTERRYHLRYYKTGICIHETDSKGNCTKNGLHCAFAHGPHDLRSPVYDIRELQAMEALQNGQTTVEGSIEGQTAGAASHAMIEKILSEEPRWQETAYVLGNYKTEPCKKPPRLCRQGYACPYYHNSKDRRRSPRKHKYRSSPCPNVKHGDEWGDPGKCENGDACQYCHTRTEQQFHPEIYKSTKCNDMQQSGSCPRGPFCAFAHVEQPPLSDDLQPSSTVSSPTQPGPVLYMPSAAGDSVPVSPSSPHAPDLSAAKLKPHSLEPRSQEQPLLQPKQDMLGILPVGSPLTSSISSSITSSLAATPPSPAGTSSVPGMNANALPFYPTSDTVESVIESALDDLDLNEFGVAALEKTFDNSTVPHPGSITIGGSLLQSSAPVNIPGSLGSSASFHSASPSPPVSLSSHFLQQPQGHLSQSENTFLGTSASHGSLGLNGMNSSIWEHFASGSFSPGTSPAFLSGPGAAELARLRQELEEANSTIKQWEESWKQAKQACDAWKKEAEEAGERASAAGAECELAREQRDALEEQVKKLQEELERLHSGPDPQALPTFSDLEALSLSTLYSLQKQLRAHLEQVDKAVFHMQSVKCLKCQEQNRAVLPCQHAVLCELCAEGSECPVCQPGRAHALQS; the protein is encoded by the exons GTACCTGAAGGAATTCCGCACGGAGCAGTGCCCACTCTTTGTGCAACACAAATGCACTCAGCACCGGCCCTACACCTGCTTCCACTGGCACTTCGTGAACCAGCGACGTCGCCGGTCCATCCGCCGTCGGGACGGCACCTTCAACTACAGCCCCGACGTCTACTGCACCAAGTACGACGAGGCTACGGGCCTCTGCCCGGAGGGCGACGA GTGCCCATTCCTGCACAGGACCACAGGGGACACTGAGCGCAGGTACCACTTGCGTTACTACAAAACTGGAATCTGTATCCACGAGACAGACTCAAAAGGCAACTGCACCAAAAACGGCCTGCACTGCGCTTTCGCCCACGGGCCCCATGACCTCCGCTCCCCTGTCTACGACATCAG AGAGCTCCAGGCCATGGAGGCCTTGCAGAACGGCCAGACCACAGTAGAGGGCAGCATAGAAGGCCAGACGGCTGGGGCTGCAAGCCACGCCATGATAGAAAAAATCCTCAGTGAGGAGCCTCGGTGGCAAG AAACTGCCTATGTGTTGGGGAACTATAAGACGGAGCCGTGCAAGAAGCCCCCGCGGTTGTGCCGCCAGGGTTATGCCTGTCCCTACTACCACAACAGCAAGGACCGGCGGCGGAGCCCCCGGAAACACAAATACAG GTCATCTCCATGTCCGAACGTGAAACACGGGGATGAGTGGGGAGACCCCGGCAAGTGTGAGAATGGAGATGCCTGCCAGTACTGCCACACCCGCACGGAGCAGCAGTTCCACCCGGAG ATCTATAAATCCACCAAGTGCAACGACATGCAGCAGTCGGGCAGCTGTCCCCGAGGACCTTTCTGCGCCTTTGCCCACGTAGAAC AGCCACCCCTCAGTGACGACCTGCAACCTTCCTCAACCGTGTCCAGCCCCACTCAGCCGGGTCCTGTCTTGTACATGCCGTCTGCTGCCGGAGACTCCGTGCCCGTGAGCCCCTCCAGCCCGCATGCCCCTGACCTCAGCGCC gCCAAGTTAAAACCCCACTCACTAGAGCCCAGGAGCCAAGAGCAGCCTCTGCTTCAGCCCAAACAG GACATGCTGGGCATCCTTCCCGTGGGCAGCCCCCTGACCTCAAGCATCTCTTCTAGTATCACCTCCAGCCTGGCAGCTACGCCCCCTAGCCCTGCTGGCACCAGCAGCGTCCCTGGCATGAATGCAAATGCTCTGCCCTTCTATCCCACCAGCGACACGGTAGAGTCAGTCATAG agtCTGCCCTGGATGACCTGGACCTGAATGAGTTTGGGGTGGCTGCCCTAGAGAAGACTTTCGATAACAGCACGGTGCCCCACCCAGGCAGCATCACAATTG GTGGCAGTTTGCTGCAGAGCTCTGCACCCGTGAATATCCCTGGCTCCTTGGGCAGTTCTGCTTCCTTCCACTCAGCATCCCCGTCCCCTCCTGTCAGCCTCTCCTCGCATTTCCTGCAGCAGCCCCAGGGCCACCTGAGCCAGTCCGAAAACACATTTTTGGGGACCTCAGCATCACATGGATCTTTGG GTCTGAATGGGATGAATAGCAGCATCTGGGAGCATTTTGCCTCTGGTAGCTTCTCCCCAGGCACTTCTCCTGCCTTCCTGTCAGGGCCAGGGGCTGCTGAGCTGGCCCGGCTGCGGCAAGAGCTCGAAGAAGCCAACAGCACCATCAAGCAGTGGGAGGAGTCCTGGAAGCAGGCTAAGCAG GCTTGTGATGCctggaagaaggaggcagaggaggccgGTGAGCGGGCCAGCGCAGCAGGTGCTGAGTGCGAGCTGGCCCGGGAGCAGCGGGATGCACTGGAGGAGCAGGTTAAGAAGCTACAGGAAGAGCTGGAGCGGCTGCACTCAGGCCCCGACCCACAGGCCCTGCCCACCTTCTCCGACCTGGAGGCCCTCTCACTCTCCACCCTCTACTCCCTCCAGAAGCAGCTGCGGGCCCACCTGGAACAAGTGGACAAG GCCGTGTTCCACATGCAGTCGGTGAAATGCCTTAAGTGTCAGGAACAGAACCGAGCGGTGCTGCCGTGCCAACACGCCGTGCTGTGTGAGCTCTGTGCCGAGGGCAGCGAGTGCCCGGTCTGCCAGCCTGGCCGGGCCCACGCCCTCCAGTCGTGA
- the UNK gene encoding RING finger protein unkempt homolog isoform X1: MLNILCRFTPACHLKIPAWATEYLRRKFGYLKEFRTEQCPLFVQHKCTQHRPYTCFHWHFVNQRRRRSIRRRDGTFNYSPDVYCTKYDEATGLCPEGDECPFLHRTTGDTERRYHLRYYKTGICIHETDSKGNCTKNGLHCAFAHGPHDLRSPVYDIRELQAMEALQNGQTTVEGSIEGQTAGAASHAMIEKILSEEPRWQETAYVLGNYKTEPCKKPPRLCRQGYACPYYHNSKDRRRSPRKHKYRSSPCPNVKHGDEWGDPGKCENGDACQYCHTRTEQQFHPEIYKSTKCNDMQQSGSCPRGPFCAFAHVEQPPLSDDLQPSSTVSSPTQPGPVLYMPSAAGDSVPVSPSSPHAPDLSALLCRNSNLGSPSNLCGSPPGSIRKPPNLEGIVFPGESGLAPGSYKKAPGFEREDQVGAEYLKNFKCQAKLKPHSLEPRSQEQPLLQPKQDMLGILPVGSPLTSSISSSITSSLAATPPSPAGTSSVPGMNANALPFYPTSDTVESVIESALDDLDLNEFGVAALEKTFDNSTVPHPGSITIGGSLLQSSAPVNIPGSLGSSASFHSASPSPPVSLSSHFLQQPQGHLSQSENTFLGTSASHGSLGLNGMNSSIWEHFASGSFSPGTSPAFLSGPGAAELARLRQELEEANSTIKQWEESWKQAKQACDAWKKEAEEAGERASAAGAECELAREQRDALEEQVKKLQEELERLHSGPDPQALPTFSDLEALSLSTLYSLQKQLRAHLEQVDKAVFHMQSVKCLKCQEQNRAVLPCQHAVLCELCAEGSECPVCQPGRAHALQS; this comes from the exons ATGTTGAAT ATACTGTGTAGATTCACCCCAGCCTGCCATCTTAAAATACCTGCATGGGCCACAGAATATCTGCGGAGAAAGTTTGG GTACCTGAAGGAATTCCGCACGGAGCAGTGCCCACTCTTTGTGCAACACAAATGCACTCAGCACCGGCCCTACACCTGCTTCCACTGGCACTTCGTGAACCAGCGACGTCGCCGGTCCATCCGCCGTCGGGACGGCACCTTCAACTACAGCCCCGACGTCTACTGCACCAAGTACGACGAGGCTACGGGCCTCTGCCCGGAGGGCGACGA GTGCCCATTCCTGCACAGGACCACAGGGGACACTGAGCGCAGGTACCACTTGCGTTACTACAAAACTGGAATCTGTATCCACGAGACAGACTCAAAAGGCAACTGCACCAAAAACGGCCTGCACTGCGCTTTCGCCCACGGGCCCCATGACCTCCGCTCCCCTGTCTACGACATCAG AGAGCTCCAGGCCATGGAGGCCTTGCAGAACGGCCAGACCACAGTAGAGGGCAGCATAGAAGGCCAGACGGCTGGGGCTGCAAGCCACGCCATGATAGAAAAAATCCTCAGTGAGGAGCCTCGGTGGCAAG AAACTGCCTATGTGTTGGGGAACTATAAGACGGAGCCGTGCAAGAAGCCCCCGCGGTTGTGCCGCCAGGGTTATGCCTGTCCCTACTACCACAACAGCAAGGACCGGCGGCGGAGCCCCCGGAAACACAAATACAG GTCATCTCCATGTCCGAACGTGAAACACGGGGATGAGTGGGGAGACCCCGGCAAGTGTGAGAATGGAGATGCCTGCCAGTACTGCCACACCCGCACGGAGCAGCAGTTCCACCCGGAG ATCTATAAATCCACCAAGTGCAACGACATGCAGCAGTCGGGCAGCTGTCCCCGAGGACCTTTCTGCGCCTTTGCCCACGTAGAAC AGCCACCCCTCAGTGACGACCTGCAACCTTCCTCAACCGTGTCCAGCCCCACTCAGCCGGGTCCTGTCTTGTACATGCCGTCTGCTGCCGGAGACTCCGTGCCCGTGAGCCCCTCCAGCCCGCATGCCCCTGACCTCAGCGCC CTCCTCTGTAGAAACAGCAACCTAGGCAGCCCATCTAACCTCTGTGGCTCCCCCCCGGGCTCCATCAGGAAGCCCCCGAACCTGGAAGGCATTGTCTTCCCTGGGGAGTCTGGCCTTGCCCCTGGCAGCTATAAGAAGGCTCCTGGCTTTGAGAGGGAAGACCAGGTGGGAGCCGAGTACctgaaaaatttcaaatgccAG gCCAAGTTAAAACCCCACTCACTAGAGCCCAGGAGCCAAGAGCAGCCTCTGCTTCAGCCCAAACAG GACATGCTGGGCATCCTTCCCGTGGGCAGCCCCCTGACCTCAAGCATCTCTTCTAGTATCACCTCCAGCCTGGCAGCTACGCCCCCTAGCCCTGCTGGCACCAGCAGCGTCCCTGGCATGAATGCAAATGCTCTGCCCTTCTATCCCACCAGCGACACGGTAGAGTCAGTCATAG agtCTGCCCTGGATGACCTGGACCTGAATGAGTTTGGGGTGGCTGCCCTAGAGAAGACTTTCGATAACAGCACGGTGCCCCACCCAGGCAGCATCACAATTG GTGGCAGTTTGCTGCAGAGCTCTGCACCCGTGAATATCCCTGGCTCCTTGGGCAGTTCTGCTTCCTTCCACTCAGCATCCCCGTCCCCTCCTGTCAGCCTCTCCTCGCATTTCCTGCAGCAGCCCCAGGGCCACCTGAGCCAGTCCGAAAACACATTTTTGGGGACCTCAGCATCACATGGATCTTTGG GTCTGAATGGGATGAATAGCAGCATCTGGGAGCATTTTGCCTCTGGTAGCTTCTCCCCAGGCACTTCTCCTGCCTTCCTGTCAGGGCCAGGGGCTGCTGAGCTGGCCCGGCTGCGGCAAGAGCTCGAAGAAGCCAACAGCACCATCAAGCAGTGGGAGGAGTCCTGGAAGCAGGCTAAGCAG GCTTGTGATGCctggaagaaggaggcagaggaggccgGTGAGCGGGCCAGCGCAGCAGGTGCTGAGTGCGAGCTGGCCCGGGAGCAGCGGGATGCACTGGAGGAGCAGGTTAAGAAGCTACAGGAAGAGCTGGAGCGGCTGCACTCAGGCCCCGACCCACAGGCCCTGCCCACCTTCTCCGACCTGGAGGCCCTCTCACTCTCCACCCTCTACTCCCTCCAGAAGCAGCTGCGGGCCCACCTGGAACAAGTGGACAAG GCCGTGTTCCACATGCAGTCGGTGAAATGCCTTAAGTGTCAGGAACAGAACCGAGCGGTGCTGCCGTGCCAACACGCCGTGCTGTGTGAGCTCTGTGCCGAGGGCAGCGAGTGCCCGGTCTGCCAGCCTGGCCGGGCCCACGCCCTCCAGTCGTGA
- the UNK gene encoding RING finger protein unkempt homolog isoform X3: MYLKEFRTEQCPLFVQHKCTQHRPYTCFHWHFVNQRRRRSIRRRDGTFNYSPDVYCTKYDEATGLCPEGDECPFLHRTTGDTERRYHLRYYKTGICIHETDSKGNCTKNGLHCAFAHGPHDLRSPVYDIRELQAMEALQNGQTTVEGSIEGQTAGAASHAMIEKILSEEPRWQETAYVLGNYKTEPCKKPPRLCRQGYACPYYHNSKDRRRSPRKHKYRSSPCPNVKHGDEWGDPGKCENGDACQYCHTRTEQQFHPEIYKSTKCNDMQQSGSCPRGPFCAFAHVEQPPLSDDLQPSSTVSSPTQPGPVLYMPSAAGDSVPVSPSSPHAPDLSALLCRNSNLGSPSNLCGSPPGSIRKPPNLEGIVFPGESGLAPGSYKKAPGFEREDQVGAEYLKNFKCQAKLKPHSLEPRSQEQPLLQPKQDMLGILPVGSPLTSSISSSITSSLAATPPSPAGTSSVPGMNANALPFYPTSDTVESVIESALDDLDLNEFGVAALEKTFDNSTVPHPGSITIGGSLLQSSAPVNIPGSLGSSASFHSASPSPPVSLSSHFLQQPQGHLSQSENTFLGTSASHGSLGLNGMNSSIWEHFASGSFSPGTSPAFLSGPGAAELARLRQELEEANSTIKQWEESWKQAKQACDAWKKEAEEAGERASAAGAECELAREQRDALEEQVKKLQEELERLHSGPDPQALPTFSDLEALSLSTLYSLQKQLRAHLEQVDKAVFHMQSVKCLKCQEQNRAVLPCQHAVLCELCAEGSECPVCQPGRAHALQS; encoded by the exons AT GTACCTGAAGGAATTCCGCACGGAGCAGTGCCCACTCTTTGTGCAACACAAATGCACTCAGCACCGGCCCTACACCTGCTTCCACTGGCACTTCGTGAACCAGCGACGTCGCCGGTCCATCCGCCGTCGGGACGGCACCTTCAACTACAGCCCCGACGTCTACTGCACCAAGTACGACGAGGCTACGGGCCTCTGCCCGGAGGGCGACGA GTGCCCATTCCTGCACAGGACCACAGGGGACACTGAGCGCAGGTACCACTTGCGTTACTACAAAACTGGAATCTGTATCCACGAGACAGACTCAAAAGGCAACTGCACCAAAAACGGCCTGCACTGCGCTTTCGCCCACGGGCCCCATGACCTCCGCTCCCCTGTCTACGACATCAG AGAGCTCCAGGCCATGGAGGCCTTGCAGAACGGCCAGACCACAGTAGAGGGCAGCATAGAAGGCCAGACGGCTGGGGCTGCAAGCCACGCCATGATAGAAAAAATCCTCAGTGAGGAGCCTCGGTGGCAAG AAACTGCCTATGTGTTGGGGAACTATAAGACGGAGCCGTGCAAGAAGCCCCCGCGGTTGTGCCGCCAGGGTTATGCCTGTCCCTACTACCACAACAGCAAGGACCGGCGGCGGAGCCCCCGGAAACACAAATACAG GTCATCTCCATGTCCGAACGTGAAACACGGGGATGAGTGGGGAGACCCCGGCAAGTGTGAGAATGGAGATGCCTGCCAGTACTGCCACACCCGCACGGAGCAGCAGTTCCACCCGGAG ATCTATAAATCCACCAAGTGCAACGACATGCAGCAGTCGGGCAGCTGTCCCCGAGGACCTTTCTGCGCCTTTGCCCACGTAGAAC AGCCACCCCTCAGTGACGACCTGCAACCTTCCTCAACCGTGTCCAGCCCCACTCAGCCGGGTCCTGTCTTGTACATGCCGTCTGCTGCCGGAGACTCCGTGCCCGTGAGCCCCTCCAGCCCGCATGCCCCTGACCTCAGCGCC CTCCTCTGTAGAAACAGCAACCTAGGCAGCCCATCTAACCTCTGTGGCTCCCCCCCGGGCTCCATCAGGAAGCCCCCGAACCTGGAAGGCATTGTCTTCCCTGGGGAGTCTGGCCTTGCCCCTGGCAGCTATAAGAAGGCTCCTGGCTTTGAGAGGGAAGACCAGGTGGGAGCCGAGTACctgaaaaatttcaaatgccAG gCCAAGTTAAAACCCCACTCACTAGAGCCCAGGAGCCAAGAGCAGCCTCTGCTTCAGCCCAAACAG GACATGCTGGGCATCCTTCCCGTGGGCAGCCCCCTGACCTCAAGCATCTCTTCTAGTATCACCTCCAGCCTGGCAGCTACGCCCCCTAGCCCTGCTGGCACCAGCAGCGTCCCTGGCATGAATGCAAATGCTCTGCCCTTCTATCCCACCAGCGACACGGTAGAGTCAGTCATAG agtCTGCCCTGGATGACCTGGACCTGAATGAGTTTGGGGTGGCTGCCCTAGAGAAGACTTTCGATAACAGCACGGTGCCCCACCCAGGCAGCATCACAATTG GTGGCAGTTTGCTGCAGAGCTCTGCACCCGTGAATATCCCTGGCTCCTTGGGCAGTTCTGCTTCCTTCCACTCAGCATCCCCGTCCCCTCCTGTCAGCCTCTCCTCGCATTTCCTGCAGCAGCCCCAGGGCCACCTGAGCCAGTCCGAAAACACATTTTTGGGGACCTCAGCATCACATGGATCTTTGG GTCTGAATGGGATGAATAGCAGCATCTGGGAGCATTTTGCCTCTGGTAGCTTCTCCCCAGGCACTTCTCCTGCCTTCCTGTCAGGGCCAGGGGCTGCTGAGCTGGCCCGGCTGCGGCAAGAGCTCGAAGAAGCCAACAGCACCATCAAGCAGTGGGAGGAGTCCTGGAAGCAGGCTAAGCAG GCTTGTGATGCctggaagaaggaggcagaggaggccgGTGAGCGGGCCAGCGCAGCAGGTGCTGAGTGCGAGCTGGCCCGGGAGCAGCGGGATGCACTGGAGGAGCAGGTTAAGAAGCTACAGGAAGAGCTGGAGCGGCTGCACTCAGGCCCCGACCCACAGGCCCTGCCCACCTTCTCCGACCTGGAGGCCCTCTCACTCTCCACCCTCTACTCCCTCCAGAAGCAGCTGCGGGCCCACCTGGAACAAGTGGACAAG GCCGTGTTCCACATGCAGTCGGTGAAATGCCTTAAGTGTCAGGAACAGAACCGAGCGGTGCTGCCGTGCCAACACGCCGTGCTGTGTGAGCTCTGTGCCGAGGGCAGCGAGTGCCCGGTCTGCCAGCCTGGCCGGGCCCACGCCCTCCAGTCGTGA
- the UNK gene encoding RING finger protein unkempt homolog isoform X2, whose amino-acid sequence MACSVRGYLKEFRTEQCPLFVQHKCTQHRPYTCFHWHFVNQRRRRSIRRRDGTFNYSPDVYCTKYDEATGLCPEGDECPFLHRTTGDTERRYHLRYYKTGICIHETDSKGNCTKNGLHCAFAHGPHDLRSPVYDIRELQAMEALQNGQTTVEGSIEGQTAGAASHAMIEKILSEEPRWQETAYVLGNYKTEPCKKPPRLCRQGYACPYYHNSKDRRRSPRKHKYRSSPCPNVKHGDEWGDPGKCENGDACQYCHTRTEQQFHPEIYKSTKCNDMQQSGSCPRGPFCAFAHVEQPPLSDDLQPSSTVSSPTQPGPVLYMPSAAGDSVPVSPSSPHAPDLSALLCRNSNLGSPSNLCGSPPGSIRKPPNLEGIVFPGESGLAPGSYKKAPGFEREDQVGAEYLKNFKCQAKLKPHSLEPRSQEQPLLQPKQDMLGILPVGSPLTSSISSSITSSLAATPPSPAGTSSVPGMNANALPFYPTSDTVESVIESALDDLDLNEFGVAALEKTFDNSTVPHPGSITIGGSLLQSSAPVNIPGSLGSSASFHSASPSPPVSLSSHFLQQPQGHLSQSENTFLGTSASHGSLGLNGMNSSIWEHFASGSFSPGTSPAFLSGPGAAELARLRQELEEANSTIKQWEESWKQAKQACDAWKKEAEEAGERASAAGAECELAREQRDALEEQVKKLQEELERLHSGPDPQALPTFSDLEALSLSTLYSLQKQLRAHLEQVDKAVFHMQSVKCLKCQEQNRAVLPCQHAVLCELCAEGSECPVCQPGRAHALQS is encoded by the exons ATGGCATGTTCTGTAAGGGG GTACCTGAAGGAATTCCGCACGGAGCAGTGCCCACTCTTTGTGCAACACAAATGCACTCAGCACCGGCCCTACACCTGCTTCCACTGGCACTTCGTGAACCAGCGACGTCGCCGGTCCATCCGCCGTCGGGACGGCACCTTCAACTACAGCCCCGACGTCTACTGCACCAAGTACGACGAGGCTACGGGCCTCTGCCCGGAGGGCGACGA GTGCCCATTCCTGCACAGGACCACAGGGGACACTGAGCGCAGGTACCACTTGCGTTACTACAAAACTGGAATCTGTATCCACGAGACAGACTCAAAAGGCAACTGCACCAAAAACGGCCTGCACTGCGCTTTCGCCCACGGGCCCCATGACCTCCGCTCCCCTGTCTACGACATCAG AGAGCTCCAGGCCATGGAGGCCTTGCAGAACGGCCAGACCACAGTAGAGGGCAGCATAGAAGGCCAGACGGCTGGGGCTGCAAGCCACGCCATGATAGAAAAAATCCTCAGTGAGGAGCCTCGGTGGCAAG AAACTGCCTATGTGTTGGGGAACTATAAGACGGAGCCGTGCAAGAAGCCCCCGCGGTTGTGCCGCCAGGGTTATGCCTGTCCCTACTACCACAACAGCAAGGACCGGCGGCGGAGCCCCCGGAAACACAAATACAG GTCATCTCCATGTCCGAACGTGAAACACGGGGATGAGTGGGGAGACCCCGGCAAGTGTGAGAATGGAGATGCCTGCCAGTACTGCCACACCCGCACGGAGCAGCAGTTCCACCCGGAG ATCTATAAATCCACCAAGTGCAACGACATGCAGCAGTCGGGCAGCTGTCCCCGAGGACCTTTCTGCGCCTTTGCCCACGTAGAAC AGCCACCCCTCAGTGACGACCTGCAACCTTCCTCAACCGTGTCCAGCCCCACTCAGCCGGGTCCTGTCTTGTACATGCCGTCTGCTGCCGGAGACTCCGTGCCCGTGAGCCCCTCCAGCCCGCATGCCCCTGACCTCAGCGCC CTCCTCTGTAGAAACAGCAACCTAGGCAGCCCATCTAACCTCTGTGGCTCCCCCCCGGGCTCCATCAGGAAGCCCCCGAACCTGGAAGGCATTGTCTTCCCTGGGGAGTCTGGCCTTGCCCCTGGCAGCTATAAGAAGGCTCCTGGCTTTGAGAGGGAAGACCAGGTGGGAGCCGAGTACctgaaaaatttcaaatgccAG gCCAAGTTAAAACCCCACTCACTAGAGCCCAGGAGCCAAGAGCAGCCTCTGCTTCAGCCCAAACAG GACATGCTGGGCATCCTTCCCGTGGGCAGCCCCCTGACCTCAAGCATCTCTTCTAGTATCACCTCCAGCCTGGCAGCTACGCCCCCTAGCCCTGCTGGCACCAGCAGCGTCCCTGGCATGAATGCAAATGCTCTGCCCTTCTATCCCACCAGCGACACGGTAGAGTCAGTCATAG agtCTGCCCTGGATGACCTGGACCTGAATGAGTTTGGGGTGGCTGCCCTAGAGAAGACTTTCGATAACAGCACGGTGCCCCACCCAGGCAGCATCACAATTG GTGGCAGTTTGCTGCAGAGCTCTGCACCCGTGAATATCCCTGGCTCCTTGGGCAGTTCTGCTTCCTTCCACTCAGCATCCCCGTCCCCTCCTGTCAGCCTCTCCTCGCATTTCCTGCAGCAGCCCCAGGGCCACCTGAGCCAGTCCGAAAACACATTTTTGGGGACCTCAGCATCACATGGATCTTTGG GTCTGAATGGGATGAATAGCAGCATCTGGGAGCATTTTGCCTCTGGTAGCTTCTCCCCAGGCACTTCTCCTGCCTTCCTGTCAGGGCCAGGGGCTGCTGAGCTGGCCCGGCTGCGGCAAGAGCTCGAAGAAGCCAACAGCACCATCAAGCAGTGGGAGGAGTCCTGGAAGCAGGCTAAGCAG GCTTGTGATGCctggaagaaggaggcagaggaggccgGTGAGCGGGCCAGCGCAGCAGGTGCTGAGTGCGAGCTGGCCCGGGAGCAGCGGGATGCACTGGAGGAGCAGGTTAAGAAGCTACAGGAAGAGCTGGAGCGGCTGCACTCAGGCCCCGACCCACAGGCCCTGCCCACCTTCTCCGACCTGGAGGCCCTCTCACTCTCCACCCTCTACTCCCTCCAGAAGCAGCTGCGGGCCCACCTGGAACAAGTGGACAAG GCCGTGTTCCACATGCAGTCGGTGAAATGCCTTAAGTGTCAGGAACAGAACCGAGCGGTGCTGCCGTGCCAACACGCCGTGCTGTGTGAGCTCTGTGCCGAGGGCAGCGAGTGCCCGGTCTGCCAGCCTGGCCGGGCCCACGCCCTCCAGTCGTGA